In Mycobacterium sp. JS623, one genomic interval encodes:
- a CDS encoding MarR family winged helix-turn-helix transcriptional regulator: protein MTSRRKRPDLAAMLAPLVRDMMAAELPVLAAHGLSMWGYSVLVALDRSAIRTQAALAEAIGADKTRIIAILDELQDKGLIERVADPEDRRARLLAITKDGRRVKEAAQAAIQRGEERWLGTLSASDRAAFLRILQELSGVDWS from the coding sequence GTGACGTCTCGGCGTAAGCGCCCCGACCTGGCCGCAATGCTTGCGCCGCTGGTGCGCGACATGATGGCCGCCGAGCTTCCGGTGCTGGCAGCCCACGGGCTGTCGATGTGGGGCTACAGCGTGCTGGTCGCACTCGACCGGTCTGCGATCCGCACGCAGGCCGCGCTTGCGGAGGCGATCGGCGCGGACAAGACACGCATCATCGCGATCCTCGACGAGCTTCAGGACAAGGGGCTGATCGAGCGGGTGGCCGACCCCGAGGACCGCCGGGCGCGGCTGTTGGCTATCACAAAAGACGGCCGACGGGTCAAGGAGGCTGCGCAGGCCGCGATTCAGCGTGGAGAGGAGCGCTGGCTCGGCACACTGTCGGCGTCCGACCGTGCGGCGTTTCTGCGGATTCTTCAGGAGTTGTCGGGCGTCGATTGGTCGTAG
- a CDS encoding DUF6285 domain-containing protein, translated as MSRLYGRPTAAELVAAVADFLDNDVRAATGPDSRRADVSQVNFHARVAANVLRIVQRELTDDSATEVTARLAELGFSDEAQLAAAIRAGELDDRAADLLPVLRTLVRRRLAVAHPGYDQSTPDNS; from the coding sequence ATGAGCCGGCTGTATGGCCGGCCGACGGCGGCCGAACTCGTCGCCGCGGTCGCCGACTTCCTCGACAACGACGTTCGGGCTGCGACAGGGCCCGATAGTCGGCGCGCCGACGTGAGTCAGGTCAATTTCCATGCCCGCGTTGCCGCCAACGTGCTGCGAATCGTTCAGCGCGAGCTGACAGACGATTCGGCTACGGAGGTCACCGCCAGGCTCGCCGAACTCGGGTTCTCCGACGAGGCGCAACTCGCGGCAGCAATTCGCGCCGGAGAGCTGGACGACCGAGCTGCGGACCTATTGCCGGTACTGCGCACGCTGGTCCGTCGTCGGCTGGCGGTGGCGCACCCCGGCTACGACCAATCGACGCCCGACAACTCCTGA
- a CDS encoding phosphotransferase family protein, with amino-acid sequence MKEQLEAVLRPVLGDVSVENLRALTGGASRTTWAFDALTDRRRALILRAGPPDDIHAGMELEAAVQQRAAAAGAPVPHILAADNSPAALGNPYLICDAIAGETIVRKIHRGLDDTRRARLLQQCAQALAAIHRADPNGVSLTEGDQLIEWRNRLDEMGDTTATFEWAFRWLDGHRPPPSPHVLVHGDFRMGNVIVDESGLAAVLDWELVHNGERYEDLAWFCIRAWRFGAPEHLGAGGLGGVETFLAAYEGAAGVALERDVFRWWLTVATLRWGVICRFQAERHLSGQTPSIELAAIGRRVAETEWDLLDLLEGRGPI; translated from the coding sequence GTGAAGGAACAACTCGAAGCTGTACTACGGCCGGTACTCGGCGATGTGAGCGTCGAGAACCTGCGCGCGCTGACCGGCGGCGCGAGCCGGACCACGTGGGCGTTTGATGCGCTGACCGATCGACGCCGGGCCTTGATCCTGCGCGCCGGGCCGCCCGACGACATCCATGCCGGCATGGAGCTGGAGGCCGCGGTGCAGCAGCGAGCCGCCGCAGCAGGCGCGCCTGTCCCCCACATTCTGGCCGCCGACAACTCCCCTGCCGCACTGGGCAACCCGTACCTGATCTGCGACGCGATCGCAGGCGAGACGATCGTCAGGAAGATCCACCGCGGACTCGATGACACCCGCCGAGCGCGGCTACTGCAGCAGTGCGCGCAGGCGTTGGCCGCCATTCACCGCGCCGATCCCAACGGCGTCAGCCTGACCGAAGGCGATCAGCTCATCGAATGGCGCAACCGGCTCGACGAAATGGGCGACACCACAGCCACATTCGAGTGGGCCTTTCGGTGGCTCGACGGGCACCGGCCGCCGCCGTCGCCCCACGTGCTCGTGCACGGGGATTTCCGGATGGGCAATGTGATCGTCGACGAGTCGGGTCTTGCGGCAGTCCTGGATTGGGAACTGGTGCACAACGGCGAGAGGTATGAGGATCTGGCGTGGTTCTGCATCCGCGCCTGGCGCTTCGGCGCGCCCGAGCATCTCGGTGCGGGCGGGCTCGGCGGCGTAGAAACGTTTCTTGCCGCATACGAGGGGGCCGCGGGCGTCGCGCTCGAACGCGACGTGTTCCGCTGGTGGCTCACCGTCGCCACCCTGCGCTGGGGCGTCATCTGCCGCTTCCAGGCGGAGCGGCACCTGTCCGGGCAGACGCCGTCGATCGAACTGGCCGCGATCGGCCGTCGCGTCGCCGAAACCGAATGGGATTTACTGGATCTGCTCGAAGGACGTGGCCCGATATGA
- a CDS encoding acyl-CoA dehydrogenase family protein: MDFALPEHLPGLLAEMDAFIEAEIKPLERENMQYFDQRRENARTDWDNGGIPRREWEDLLGEMRKRADKAGWLRYGLPSQFGGRDGTNIDMAVIREHLAHKGLGLHNDLQDESSIVGNFPQVIMMDRFGTDTQKAEWTDALITGERSMAFGLTEPNHGSDATWLETRAVADGDGWVINGAKRFNTGVHRATHDLVFARTSGEPGQARGITAFLVPSDSPGFTVPYYWWTFNMPTDHGEVELKDVRVPNDAVLGEVDRGLEVGQTFLHENRIRQAASSLGAAQYCIDRAVGYANERAVFGKPLSVNQAVQWPLVELQTEAQMVRLLVYYAATQLDGNHHMEVSDKVSMANYRANRLVCEAADRAMQVFGGVGYSRHEPFEHIYRHHRRYRITEGAEEIQIRRVAQRLFGFGRK; encoded by the coding sequence GTGGATTTCGCCCTCCCAGAGCACCTTCCGGGTCTGCTCGCCGAGATGGACGCGTTCATCGAGGCAGAGATCAAACCGCTGGAACGCGAAAACATGCAGTACTTCGACCAGCGTCGGGAGAACGCCCGCACCGACTGGGACAACGGCGGCATTCCCCGGCGGGAGTGGGAGGATCTGCTCGGCGAGATGCGCAAGCGTGCCGACAAGGCGGGCTGGTTGCGTTACGGACTGCCATCACAGTTCGGCGGCCGCGACGGCACCAACATCGACATGGCGGTGATCCGGGAACACCTGGCGCACAAGGGCCTCGGGTTGCACAACGATTTGCAGGACGAGTCGTCGATCGTCGGCAACTTCCCGCAGGTGATCATGATGGACCGGTTCGGCACGGACACCCAAAAAGCCGAGTGGACCGATGCGTTGATCACCGGTGAGCGGTCGATGGCCTTCGGCCTGACCGAACCGAACCACGGCTCGGATGCCACCTGGCTGGAGACACGGGCCGTCGCGGACGGCGACGGCTGGGTGATCAACGGCGCCAAGCGATTCAACACCGGCGTACACCGGGCGACTCACGACCTGGTGTTCGCACGCACATCGGGCGAACCGGGACAGGCCCGCGGCATCACGGCGTTCCTTGTTCCCTCCGATAGTCCGGGGTTCACGGTGCCCTACTACTGGTGGACGTTCAACATGCCGACCGATCACGGCGAGGTCGAATTGAAGGACGTCCGAGTCCCGAATGACGCGGTGCTCGGCGAAGTCGACCGCGGCCTCGAGGTAGGTCAGACATTCCTGCACGAGAACAGGATTCGGCAGGCCGCCAGTAGCCTGGGCGCCGCCCAGTACTGCATCGACCGCGCCGTCGGTTATGCGAACGAACGCGCGGTGTTCGGCAAGCCGCTCTCGGTGAACCAGGCGGTGCAGTGGCCGCTCGTTGAACTGCAGACCGAGGCCCAGATGGTCCGGCTTCTGGTGTACTACGCGGCGACCCAACTGGACGGCAACCACCACATGGAGGTTTCGGACAAGGTGTCGATGGCCAATTACCGTGCCAATCGGTTGGTGTGTGAGGCGGCCGACCGGGCCATGCAGGTGTTCGGCGGGGTCGGCTACAGCAGGCACGAACCGTTCGAGCACATCTACCGTCACCACCGCCGTTACCGCATCACCGAGGGGGCCGAGGAGATCCAGATCCGCCGAGTAGCCCAGCGGCTCTTCGGATTCGGGCGCAAGTGA
- a CDS encoding TetR/AcrR family transcriptional regulator — translation MPVDTLSAKGRQTREAIEQAARKLFAERGFHGTTLADITSAAGKSPAVFYRYFDDKEDLLAALAESFLHDIVAPSGGSLHLLDSPDDDSFFTTVVTGYWNMFKQNIGIMIAMAQLAATQPRFAAVQNEFRRFGMDIVAASVRRAQEQGYGAELVPEHTAAAIALLFENFTTVFVGTSGLGFEISDEDAIATLARIWKKTLYGS, via the coding sequence ATGCCAGTCGACACGCTGAGCGCCAAGGGCCGCCAAACCCGAGAGGCCATCGAGCAGGCCGCCAGAAAGCTGTTCGCAGAGCGGGGTTTTCACGGCACCACGTTGGCCGACATCACTTCGGCGGCGGGCAAGTCCCCCGCGGTGTTCTACCGCTACTTCGACGACAAAGAGGATCTGCTCGCCGCGTTGGCCGAATCGTTTCTGCACGACATTGTGGCGCCGTCCGGCGGCAGCCTTCACCTTTTGGATTCACCGGATGACGACAGCTTTTTCACCACCGTCGTCACCGGTTACTGGAACATGTTCAAGCAGAACATCGGCATCATGATCGCGATGGCACAGCTGGCCGCGACCCAACCGCGTTTCGCGGCCGTGCAGAACGAGTTTCGCCGGTTCGGAATGGACATCGTCGCCGCATCGGTGCGCCGCGCCCAGGAACAGGGCTACGGTGCCGAACTGGTCCCCGAGCACACTGCGGCCGCGATCGCGCTGCTGTTCGAGAACTTCACCACCGTCTTCGTCGGCACGTCGGGACTCGGGTTCGAAATCAGCGACGAGGACGCCATCGCCACGCTGGCGAGGATTTGGAAAAAGACGCTGTACGGATCTTAG
- a CDS encoding hydroxymethylglutaryl-CoA lyase, which produces MTDLPRHVDIRDVSLRDGLQIEDPIPLAAKLELLAAVAATGVREMEATAFVSPSKVPALADAAELAAELHNFADIEFSALVASPNGAKRAVAAGLGSIEYVVSAADGHSRSNVGRSTAESTALIPDIVAIAHDSGATVEVIIATAWDCPFDGPTPPERVVDVVTAAREADVDRLAIADTIGTTTPRRVTDLIARIRPLIADTPLGAHFHNTRGAGLASAYAAVSAGVTRLDASVGGLGGCPFAPGASGNIATEDLVYLLRDSGIHVDVDLQGAIAAAEVAQRVVGHRLPSSLLRAGDRLLGE; this is translated from the coding sequence ATGACCGACCTACCCCGCCACGTCGATATCCGCGACGTCTCGTTGCGCGACGGCCTGCAGATCGAAGATCCGATTCCGTTGGCCGCAAAGCTCGAATTGCTTGCGGCCGTCGCCGCGACCGGCGTAAGGGAGATGGAGGCGACGGCCTTCGTCTCGCCATCCAAGGTGCCGGCACTGGCCGATGCGGCCGAACTGGCCGCCGAACTGCACAACTTCGCAGACATCGAGTTTTCCGCCCTGGTCGCCAGTCCCAACGGCGCCAAGCGTGCCGTCGCCGCCGGCCTCGGATCGATCGAATACGTGGTGTCGGCGGCCGACGGCCACAGCCGCTCCAACGTCGGGCGCTCGACGGCTGAGTCCACCGCGCTGATTCCCGATATCGTCGCGATCGCGCACGACAGCGGCGCCACGGTCGAGGTCATTATCGCCACGGCGTGGGACTGCCCCTTCGACGGTCCGACGCCCCCCGAACGCGTGGTCGATGTCGTGACGGCTGCACGTGAGGCCGACGTCGACCGGCTCGCAATCGCCGACACCATCGGCACGACAACACCGCGGCGGGTGACCGACCTGATCGCGCGGATCCGACCGCTCATCGCCGACACCCCGCTGGGCGCACACTTTCACAACACCCGCGGCGCCGGACTCGCCAGCGCGTACGCGGCAGTCAGCGCCGGTGTCACCCGGCTAGACGCCTCGGTCGGCGGCCTCGGCGGCTGTCCATTCGCTCCTGGGGCCAGTGGCAACATCGCCACCGAGGATCTTGTCTACCTGTTGCGTGACAGCGGAATTCACGTCGACGTCGACCTTCAGGGTGCGATCGCCGCAGCGGAGGTGGCCCAACGCGTGGTCGGCCACCGTCTGCCGAGTTCGCTGTTGCGCGCCGGCGACCGCCTCCTCGGCGAGTAG
- a CDS encoding CaiB/BaiF CoA transferase family protein, whose protein sequence is MTAGPLDGIRVIEVGTLISGPFAGRLLGDMGAEVIKIEPPGAPDPLRTWGQAELDGHHFFWTVHARNKKAVTLNLRDGAGRALFLDLVERSDIIVENFRPGTLEKWNLGYDVLRHRNRGIILVRVSGYGQTGPEAHKAGYASVAEAASGLRHMNGFPGGPPPRLALSLGDSLAGMFAAQGALAALYRRTVTGEGQVVDAALTESCLAVQESTIPDYDVGGVVRGPSGTRLEGIAPSNIYPTADGSWVVIAANQDTVFRRLCAAMGQPELATDDRFANHVARGRNQDELDKIIGAWAAERQPADIIATLSDAGVISGPINTVAEVVNDPQMQARGMIADHWDERINRNVKGPGVVPVLSETPGTIRNAGAARPGQHNDEIYRGLLGKTDVEMAALQEKGVL, encoded by the coding sequence ATGACTGCAGGTCCGTTGGACGGTATCCGGGTCATCGAGGTCGGCACGCTGATCTCCGGGCCGTTCGCCGGGCGCCTGCTCGGCGACATGGGTGCGGAGGTCATCAAGATCGAGCCGCCGGGCGCGCCAGACCCGTTGCGGACGTGGGGCCAGGCTGAACTCGACGGCCATCACTTCTTCTGGACAGTGCACGCGCGCAACAAAAAAGCCGTGACGCTGAACCTGCGCGACGGAGCGGGCCGGGCATTGTTTCTCGACCTGGTCGAGCGGTCGGACATCATCGTGGAGAACTTCCGGCCCGGCACACTGGAGAAGTGGAACCTCGGTTACGACGTGCTGCGCCACCGCAATCGGGGCATCATTCTGGTCCGCGTCTCCGGCTACGGCCAGACCGGACCGGAGGCGCACAAGGCCGGCTACGCGTCGGTCGCCGAGGCGGCCAGTGGCCTGCGGCACATGAACGGATTTCCCGGCGGCCCGCCGCCGCGGCTGGCCCTGTCGCTGGGCGACAGCCTGGCCGGCATGTTCGCCGCGCAGGGCGCGCTGGCCGCGCTGTACCGGCGCACGGTCACCGGCGAGGGCCAGGTGGTCGACGCTGCGCTGACCGAATCGTGTTTGGCCGTACAGGAATCCACGATTCCGGACTACGACGTCGGCGGAGTGGTGCGCGGGCCGTCGGGCACCAGGCTGGAGGGCATCGCTCCGTCGAACATCTACCCGACTGCCGACGGCAGCTGGGTGGTGATCGCCGCCAATCAGGACACGGTGTTCCGCCGACTGTGCGCCGCAATGGGCCAGCCCGAGCTCGCGACCGATGACCGATTCGCCAATCACGTTGCCCGAGGCCGCAATCAGGACGAGCTGGACAAGATCATCGGAGCGTGGGCCGCAGAGCGGCAACCAGCTGACATCATCGCGACGCTGTCCGATGCCGGCGTGATTAGCGGACCGATCAACACCGTCGCCGAAGTCGTCAACGATCCGCAAATGCAGGCCCGCGGCATGATCGCCGACCACTGGGACGAGCGGATCAACCGAAACGTCAAGGGCCCCGGCGTCGTGCCGGTGCTCTCGGAGACGCCCGGAACGATCCGCAACGCCGGGGCCGCCAGGCCGGGCCAGCACAACGACGAAATCTATCGTGGGCTACTCGGCAAGACCGATGTGGAGATGGCGGCGCTGCAGGAGAAGGGCGTGCTATGA
- a CDS encoding alpha/beta hydrolase family protein has product MTTTESPVKYEYDRIPYLIAYQNLSGVRDVYGGVSELIVLESYLLKPKTKPSDTALVFMHPIGGGAYLPMINALARAGHHVIYCNSRFRGTDSALLMEKVVEDLGECIKDAKNRLGYDKVVLAGWSGGGSLSVFYQQQARHPTITASPSGDGPDLTKLGLIPADGIMMLAAHISRHGTLTEWLDASILDESDPSKRDPELDLYNQDNPNQPPYTAEFLERYREAQIARNRRITKWVEDKLVELKAAGRPDDEFSFVVHGTMADPRWLDPTVDPNEREPRTTYLGDPQVVNMGPFGLARFCTLRSWLSQWSYDDANGDAVKAGPEIDVPTLVIGNLADNACTPSHTRRLFEAIGHPDKEMHEIPGANHYYSGPGQRDTLRQAVNVCTDWLHRHGFSL; this is encoded by the coding sequence ATGACGACGACTGAATCTCCGGTCAAGTACGAATACGACCGCATCCCGTATCTGATTGCCTACCAGAATCTTTCGGGTGTCCGCGACGTCTACGGTGGCGTCTCGGAACTGATCGTCCTCGAGAGTTATCTGCTCAAGCCGAAAACCAAACCGTCGGATACCGCGCTCGTGTTCATGCACCCCATCGGCGGCGGCGCCTACCTGCCGATGATCAACGCACTGGCCCGCGCGGGGCATCACGTCATCTACTGCAACAGCCGGTTCCGCGGCACCGACTCCGCGCTGTTGATGGAGAAGGTCGTTGAGGACCTCGGCGAGTGCATCAAGGACGCCAAGAACCGCCTGGGCTACGACAAGGTGGTGCTGGCCGGCTGGAGCGGCGGCGGCTCGCTGTCGGTGTTCTATCAGCAGCAGGCCCGGCACCCGACGATCACCGCGAGCCCGTCCGGTGACGGGCCCGACCTGACCAAGCTGGGGCTGATCCCCGCCGACGGCATCATGATGCTGGCCGCGCACATCAGTCGCCACGGCACGCTCACCGAATGGCTTGACGCGTCCATCCTCGACGAATCGGACCCGTCCAAGCGCGATCCGGAACTCGACCTGTACAACCAGGACAACCCGAACCAGCCGCCGTACACCGCGGAGTTCCTCGAGCGCTACCGGGAAGCGCAGATCGCCCGCAACCGGCGAATCACCAAGTGGGTCGAGGACAAACTCGTCGAGTTGAAGGCCGCCGGGCGTCCCGATGACGAGTTCTCCTTCGTCGTGCACGGCACCATGGCCGACCCCCGTTGGCTGGACCCCACCGTCGACCCGAACGAACGCGAACCTCGAACGACCTATCTTGGCGACCCACAGGTGGTCAACATGGGCCCGTTCGGCCTCGCGCGGTTCTGCACGCTGCGCAGTTGGCTTTCGCAGTGGAGCTACGACGACGCCAACGGCGACGCCGTCAAAGCCGGTCCGGAAATCGACGTGCCGACGCTGGTGATAGGCAATCTGGCCGACAACGCGTGCACGCCCAGCCATACCCGTCGACTTTTCGAGGCCATCGGGCATCCTGATAAGGAGATGCACGAAATCCCCGGCGCCAACCACTACTACTCCGGACCAGGCCAGCGTGACACGCTGCGCCAGGCCGTCAACGTCTGCACGGACTGGCTGCATAGACACGGGTTCTCGCTATGA
- a CDS encoding homogentisate 1,2-dioxygenase: protein MESFVHLRKGRTPKRLHADLDGLKDDELGRGGFTGRTANIYRRNDPTAYRASGPLRPVDVLADQRKPSDATDAAGAPLLMFSNADCQVLLSKRSEAMPFFVRYVDGDLLSFVHAGSGLLETEFGPLRYRAGDWVYIPKACTFRQVPDSGEEWASTLLMIQATDEFRVPPPGYLGRHFPFDPSQATIPDPAPIDDDGRDEYEVRLIHDGGPTSLFYQHHPLDVEGWRGDNFAFTFNIDDYNVVTSNSVHLPPTVHLFMQATGVYVMNFLPKPAEGVPGTERTPWYHRNVDYDEIAFFHGGSLYGIPMPPGLISHAPQGVHHGAPEKARERARRKFDDYDSVDWSVIAIDTRRRLVPSAEILANDLGQH from the coding sequence ATGGAATCCTTCGTTCACCTGCGAAAAGGACGGACGCCCAAGCGTCTGCACGCAGACCTCGACGGCCTGAAAGACGATGAACTTGGTCGCGGCGGATTCACCGGTCGCACGGCCAACATCTACCGGCGCAACGACCCCACCGCGTACCGGGCTTCCGGTCCATTGCGGCCCGTCGATGTGCTGGCCGATCAGCGGAAACCCAGCGACGCCACCGATGCCGCGGGCGCTCCGCTGCTGATGTTCTCCAACGCTGATTGCCAGGTATTGCTGTCCAAGCGCAGCGAGGCGATGCCGTTCTTCGTCCGCTACGTGGACGGCGACCTGCTCAGCTTCGTGCACGCGGGTTCCGGTCTGTTGGAGACGGAGTTCGGCCCGCTGCGCTATCGAGCGGGCGACTGGGTGTACATCCCGAAGGCGTGCACGTTCCGCCAAGTCCCCGACAGCGGCGAAGAGTGGGCGTCGACGCTGTTGATGATCCAGGCCACCGACGAGTTCCGGGTGCCACCGCCCGGATACCTGGGACGGCACTTCCCGTTCGATCCGTCACAGGCCACCATCCCCGACCCGGCGCCGATCGACGATGACGGCCGGGACGAGTATGAGGTCCGGCTCATCCATGACGGCGGGCCGACTTCGCTGTTCTACCAACACCATCCACTCGACGTGGAGGGTTGGCGCGGCGACAACTTCGCGTTCACCTTCAACATCGACGACTACAACGTGGTGACGTCCAACAGTGTGCACCTCCCACCGACCGTGCACCTGTTCATGCAAGCCACCGGCGTGTACGTGATGAATTTCCTGCCCAAGCCGGCCGAGGGCGTGCCAGGCACCGAGCGCACGCCGTGGTATCACCGCAACGTCGACTATGACGAGATCGCCTTCTTTCACGGCGGATCGCTCTACGGGATCCCGATGCCACCGGGGCTGATTTCGCATGCCCCGCAAGGGGTTCACCACGGCGCACCCGAGAAAGCACGGGAGCGGGCCCGCCGCAAGTTCGACGATTACGACTCGGTGGACTGGTCGGTGATTGCAATAGACACACGGCGCAGGCTGGTGCCGTCGGCCGAGATCCTGGCGAACGATTTGGGGCAGCACTGA
- a CDS encoding nitroreductase/quinone reductase family protein, with product MPDDTRDRVTNFFQRRVANPLMRRLPIQTLLETTGRKSGEPRRTPLGGSRVGNQFWFVSEFGDKSQYVKNIQANPRVRVRLRGRWHNGTAHLVPDDDPTERLKSLPQFNSFGVRTFGTNLLTIRVDLDD from the coding sequence ATGCCCGACGACACACGTGATCGCGTTACCAACTTCTTTCAGAGACGGGTGGCCAATCCGCTGATGCGGCGGTTGCCCATCCAGACGCTGTTGGAGACGACGGGCCGCAAGTCGGGAGAGCCCCGTCGCACCCCGCTGGGCGGCAGCCGGGTCGGCAATCAGTTCTGGTTCGTCTCGGAGTTCGGCGACAAGTCCCAGTACGTCAAGAACATTCAGGCCAACCCTCGTGTCCGGGTCCGGCTGCGCGGGCGCTGGCACAACGGCACCGCGCATCTCGTGCCCGACGACGATCCGACGGAACGGTTGAAGTCGTTGCCACAGTTCAACAGCTTCGGCGTGCGCACCTTCGGGACCAACCTGTTGACGATCCGAGTCGATCTCGACGATTGA
- a CDS encoding TetR/AcrR family transcriptional regulator: MGRSRAASNTRLSVDDWFQAGFAILAEEGTKALKIDRLCSRLSVTKGSFYWHFADIAAYRAALVQAWGELRGDDRRDLGELAELPPRERLLEMMSSLVSPRHWTLERAMREWARTDDAAAASVRAADLRVFAAVRQAYLDYGFDAEQAELRAGVTFAARVGFLHVAGPQLNAHVAASREGFLDIMLKR, translated from the coding sequence ATGGGGAGGTCTAGGGCCGCGTCGAACACCCGATTATCGGTCGACGACTGGTTCCAGGCCGGCTTCGCGATTCTGGCCGAAGAAGGCACCAAGGCGCTCAAGATCGATCGGCTGTGTAGTCGCCTTTCAGTGACCAAGGGCAGCTTTTATTGGCATTTCGCCGACATCGCGGCCTATCGCGCCGCGCTCGTGCAGGCGTGGGGTGAGTTGCGCGGTGACGATCGGCGCGATCTGGGCGAGCTGGCCGAGCTGCCACCGCGCGAACGCCTCCTGGAGATGATGTCGTCGCTGGTCAGTCCGCGGCACTGGACGCTGGAGCGGGCGATGCGGGAGTGGGCCCGCACCGACGACGCCGCCGCCGCCAGCGTGCGCGCAGCCGATCTGCGCGTTTTCGCCGCGGTGCGCCAGGCGTATCTGGACTACGGCTTTGACGCTGAGCAGGCCGAGCTGCGGGCCGGGGTGACCTTCGCGGCCCGCGTTGGCTTCCTGCACGTCGCGGGTCCGCAACTCAACGCGCACGTGGCCGCGAGCCGCGAAGGCTTCCTCGACATCATGCTCAAGCGCTGA
- a CDS encoding esterase family protein: MRFVDKIRGHWARRFAVAAITAAVLPGVVGLAGGAATAGAFSRPGLPVEYLMVPSPSMGRDIKIQFQKGTGSHAVYLLDGLRAQDDYNGWDINTQAFEWFLGTPLSIVMPVGGQSSFYTDWYQPACGKNGCQTYKWETFLTGELPQWLSANKGVSPNGNASVGLSMSGNSAMVFAIYHPDKFIYAGSLSAFLNPSEGQWPGLINMAMGDAGGYKTDPMWGPAETDPAWKRNDPMVQIPALVANNTRLWVYCGNGTPNELGGANIPAQFLEGLTIRTNLTFQDNYLAAGGHNAVFNFPPSGTHSWEYWGQQLQQMKPDLISYLG; encoded by the coding sequence ATGAGGTTCGTTGACAAGATTCGTGGCCATTGGGCGCGCCGCTTCGCGGTGGCAGCCATCACGGCGGCCGTTCTGCCGGGCGTGGTCGGTCTAGCGGGAGGCGCAGCCACCGCAGGTGCGTTCTCCCGACCGGGCCTGCCGGTCGAGTACCTGATGGTGCCGTCGCCGTCGATGGGCCGGGACATCAAGATCCAGTTCCAGAAGGGCACCGGCTCGCACGCCGTGTACCTGCTCGACGGCCTGCGCGCCCAGGACGACTACAACGGTTGGGACATCAACACCCAGGCGTTCGAGTGGTTCCTGGGCACTCCGCTGTCGATCGTGATGCCGGTCGGCGGCCAGTCCAGCTTCTACACCGACTGGTATCAGCCGGCCTGCGGCAAGAACGGCTGCCAGACCTACAAGTGGGAAACGTTCCTGACCGGTGAGCTGCCGCAGTGGCTCTCGGCGAACAAGGGCGTGTCGCCCAATGGAAACGCATCGGTGGGTCTGTCGATGTCGGGTAACTCCGCGATGGTATTCGCCATCTACCATCCCGATAAGTTCATCTACGCAGGCTCGCTGTCGGCGTTCCTCAACCCGTCCGAGGGCCAGTGGCCGGGGTTGATCAACATGGCGATGGGCGACGCCGGCGGCTACAAGACCGACCCGATGTGGGGTCCGGCCGAGACCGACCCGGCGTGGAAGCGCAACGACCCGATGGTGCAGATACCAGCCCTGGTGGCCAACAACACCAGGCTCTGGGTGTACTGCGGCAACGGCACGCCCAATGAGCTTGGTGGCGCGAACATTCCGGCTCAGTTCCTCGAGGGTCTGACGATCCGTACCAACCTGACCTTCCAGGACAACTACCTCGCAGCGGGCGGCCACAACGCGGTCTTCAACTTCCCGCCGAGCGGCACGCACAGCTGGGAGTACTGGGGTCAGCAGCTTCAGCAGATGAAGCCGGACCTGATCTCCTACCTCGGCTGA